A region from the Salvia splendens isolate huo1 chromosome 15, SspV2, whole genome shotgun sequence genome encodes:
- the LOC121768735 gene encoding protein BASIC PENTACYSTEINE2-like has protein sequence MDDDSLRNWGYYEPPLKGLGLQLMSSLTERDTKPFLTGRDNPVMVSASGSFHPRDCVVAEPPVTHMDYVRDSWINHREKFLHMFPGNPYSSVLPESSVNHHQMQMVQQPPPQQQTETAKETRTSIEEPVAKEGSSAKKRAAAATTKTPKAKKTRKNPAPKENGNGNGNPSAQRAKTAKKNVEVVINGMDMDITGIPIPVCSCTGSPQQCYRWGCGGWQSACCTTTISMYPLPMSQKRRGARIAGRKMSQGAFKKVLEKLATDGYNFANPIDLRTYWAKHGTNKFVIIR, from the coding sequence ATGGACGACGACAGTCTAAGGAATTGGGGTTATTATGAACCTCCCCTTAAAGGGCTCGGTCTCCAGCTCATGTCGTCTTTGACAGAGCGAGACACGAAGCCTTTCCTAACAGGGCGCGACAATCCTGTAATGGTTTCAGCGAGTGGCTCCTTTCATCCCCGGGATTGTGTTGTTGCTGAACCACCGGTCACACACATGGACTATGTTAGGGATAGCTGGATAAACCACAGGGAGAAGTTCTTGCATATGTTCCCGGGGAACCCTTACAGTTCGGTTCTTCCCGAGTCTTCCGTTAACCACCATCAGATGCAGATGGTGCAGCAGCCACCTCCCCAGCAGCAAACAGAAACAGCCAAAGAGACGAGGACAAGCATTGAAGAGCCAGTTGCGAAGGAGGGCAGCTCAGCTAAAAAGAGGGCGGCTGCTGCAACCACCAAAACCCCAAAAGCAAAGAAGACTAGGAAAAACCCTGCCCCCAAGGAAAATGGTAATGGTAATGGTAATCCTTCTGCTCAACGTGCCAAAACAGCTAAGAAGAATGTTGAAGTTGTTATCAATGGAATGGATATGGATATTACTGGGATACCGATTCCTGTTTGCTCTTGCACCGGTAGTCCACAGCAGTGTTATAGATGGGGATGTGGGGGCTGGCAGTCGGCATGCTGCACCACAACTATATCAATGTATCCATTGCCAATGAGCCAGAAAAGGCGCGGAGCCAGGATTGCTGGACGCAAGATGAGTCAGGGCGCGTTCAAGAAGGTTTTGGAAAAACTTGCTACCGATGGCTATAACTTTGCTAACCCCATTGACCTGAGGACTTACTGGGCAAAACATGGCACCAACAAGTTTGTGATAATCAGATAG